attattaagtatttggattttttcccGACGGGTTTTTGTCGGAGTATTCGGATCTTTCtccagatatctctaaacgaatacggatgtccctgaaccgatacggatgcggatcgaatttggattttcagttATCCATTTACGTCCctacttttttcccttcctccGTTCCAAATTCCATTTTCTGCGTTCCAGTACTTTGAAGTTACATGCATGTGGTGTTTTCTGCAGTATTTTGGTTCTGAAAGTTGGCTTTCATATTTCAGAATTCTGGGCTATCTTGCTGTTGATATTCTCTACTTTAATCTCAGTTCTGACCCTATTTTCTCCCTGATCAAATAAGCCTGTGATACACTGACTTCAGTAAAGACTTGCTGTAACAGCAGATCCAACCATCCAACTGGGCTCAAATTTTGACCGTTTACTCTCCTCTACAGCAGCTCTATTCAACCAGGATTTGGAAACCAGCAGTTTTGCTGATCTAAAGTTATCGGGATTTCTCTTACTCTCTATTTTGTGAATCATCTAAGATGCTATTTTCTGTCCATTGAATCTTCCTGattttttaagttttgtttCTATAGGTTATAAGCTACATTCGACCAGCTTTTGGTTTCGATCAGAACTCTGGATTTTGAGTTAAGATTCACTATAATCTGGTTTCCTAACCTGTCACTGCAATCCTATCCATAGTTGTAGATGACAGGTgatgccttggtcgcctaggcggacgccttgttggtgttgccttgcatccaggccccctccaacgccttgagTTGCCTATACGCTGTGATAACTATGATCCGATCCTGTGGCCTGTGTCTGAACCTACTCTTAGGTTAATCAGACTGCATTACTAACTTTAGCATAACTTCTAAAATGGAAGAAATCATGTCACAAACTGACACCCTCTGGTATTTTAACCATAAGTCCACCAAATTGTTAACTCTAATTCATTGGATCTTGATCTAATTGTGAAGCCAAAAGTAACATGGTAACCTTTTAAATGTCACCGGAACCATGCTAGATGGTTAATTTTTTTACCCTGAAAATGAATAAGTAGTACCCAAGCTCAACTTTTGACTATTTTGTATAAAATGGGTAAAGGCTGGGCACGCTAGTGCTGTGCCCAGCACTGTCTCtgcctctctcctcccccccatGAAAGAGTCCCCCCTGGCCCTCCCATCCCAGTCCCCCATTGGTTGAGCCGCTAGCTCCAGGAAAGCTAGCTGCATGCCCAACCTCCGCCCATATATAAAGTATAACAAAGGCAGATCAAAATAATGACTATGACTACAAAAACTAATGCTTAAAAAAATCAGTAGACACATATTGATACCGTGAACTCTTGAGGTTTTCCAAATGGCTTGGTTGTTCTTGAAAGATTTTCATGGAGTTATTCTTGTATTTGGGACCTAGCTCTTTTTAGTGGGAGAGGAAAGTTTTATGGAAGGGAGTTTTTTTCGCAGTCTGGCGTTTTTGGGAGGAGAGAAACTGTAGATCGAGGACAGATTCTCTAAGAGAGGGTGGTGATTGACAAGATTACAAGTAGCTTATGGGCAGCAGTAAATGATCTATTTGGATGTCTTCCAGAATTACTCATCTCTAGAGATTGGAGTTCTTTGATATATTCTAGAACAAGGAGGACCAAAGTTGTTCCTATATGTCAGGCTCCACCATAAGGACTGGTGGAGTTGAACCTTGATGTTTTCTCTCTAGGAAACCAGGTCCTTGAGGCATTGGTGGTCTTTTCAGATCTTGGGATGGACCTTTAGTATGAGCTTATTTGGGAGAAATTAGAGGTGGTGATTCCCCAGAGCTGAAATGTTGTCTCCCAATGAGGGGTTGGAGCGCCATATCCATAAATCTTAATCAGATTATAGTGGAAGCAGATTTAGCTAATGTTATTATCTGGATGAGATGTGCTGATAATGATCCATGGCAGTACTCTCATCTCAGTAGATATCTTCGAACTCTTGCAACCTGGCTGAATGGCTTATTCAGTTGGATGTGAGAGTGGTGAATCAGGAAGGCGATGATTAGCCAAGCAGGGGTTGGTTAGACCTTTTATGTTGTATGGCGAAAAGCCTTCTTTGTAGATTGTGGTCAGTATGGCTGTTTCTTGATTCTGTTGTGGTGGGTGAAATAGTCGCCTTTTCCTTATTTGATGGTGTATACTAATTTTTTCTCAGTAATAAAGCTTTCCTtgctaaaaaaaaagagaagaaaccctgaaccaaattttcaaaatattccAGGACTTGAAACCAGTACCTGTGATTgtgaagagagaggagagagagagaacgatggGGGAAGAAGAGAGCTGAACCACAATAGATTCAATGTGAATCTATCGCAGGCTGAATTTCTTCTATCAAGTTTTATACTGCTGTGGTAATGACATTTGGCTTAAATTGATAAAGTCATCTGAATTTCTGCATCTATCACAGGCTGCATTTGTTCCGGGTTCAGAGATCACACTTGATACAAGCATCTTCACAAGCCAATACTCCTGGAATACTTCAGAGGACTGTGCTTATTCACCCAGCGAATTTGATGATTCTAGTGACAGTGGTAGCTTGAGTGGCAGCAGCAGCTGCCAAAGCAATCGCCAGGATGAACAGGTATCCAcctttaaaatttgatttaccTTACAGCATTCAGAAGGGACAAACCTAAGTAGGTTTATTTAATTCTACAACCTCATAGGAAATATATGATGAAGGGCCCTCATTggactttcttttttctttttcctttattttgtcAGCTTATTATCATACTCACTGTCATCAGCATTATTCTGTGGGATTAACCTTTTCAGTGGCAACGTTGATATATGGAACAGGGAGATGAATGCGGAGGTCTTGCTGAGTTTGAGTCTAGTTCATCTGTCAATTACTCATTTAGTAATTTCTTATTCATGGTACGTGTATTCATAATGGCAACGAACAGAATGCTATCCATAATACTTTTGGAAAGATAACTTATATTTTTGCTATTGCACACTACCAGAAAACAGTCTTTTGCTTCCTATTTTTCCTTGACTCATTGGGTATATTTTGATGCAGCCTTCTATTTGTTTATCACTAATCTTCCAACATGGATCCTTAACTCTGTTTTTCTATGTTTGGTGCCCAGAATCTCTCCCAGCTTGCGTCAATCATTTATGATTTGCTTTCAAAGGGATGGAAGGATGACCCTCAGCAAACTATGGTGCTTAACTACCCGATGTTCTCGGCTGAGAAACGAAAGTAGGGTTGATGTTTGGTCAACATTTGAACCTTGAGGATCCCATTCACCCCAGTAGTTGCTTTGTACAGCCTGTATGTAAGATGCTTAGCAGAGTTCTTTGACTATGGTTATGTTGTTCCTTCTCATTACTGtgttttctaatttttatttatttttggttaatTCTCACCTTGCAGAGAGAAGCTTGAGTAGACAAACTGTGGGGATGTGCTATTTCCTGATTTAGGCTATTGCACCATATCCTGGGGCTTCAATTGCACCTATGTGACATTTATCACGGTTGACTTGACTACAGGGTTTATTGTGTTGCGGCATTGGAATTTTTCCTATTCAAACCATTGTTTAAAACTTGACCCAGTTTCCATTCTTGAAATTGCTTCTCAATCTTTTAATTAGGGTAAAGGCTGGGTTCGTTGGTGCTATTTCCAGCCTGAGTCTGTCTCTCACCCACCCTTATGGAAATGACTCCTTACCGTCCCCTTTCCACCCACTTCATTGGACACAGCCGCTAGCTCCAGGAAAGCCCAAccctctttcttttaattatatgGTTTATACCTTGTCAAACTATTTTTCCAAAGGGTTTTTGCTACCATAAATCCATTGACACAAAAATCTCCAAAAACTTTCCATGTAAACCAGATCGCCTAGCTCGCTAGCTCTACCGTGCGTTGACATGCTGCCTTGCATGCAAGGCAAAACACTATTAGCTGCTATAAATACTTCACTGGGCGATGATAAGACAATTGATGCAGTCAGTtagtgccatctcttggatcaGAAATCTGGATTTTGAGATTTGATATGTTCTCCTATTGATCGGTTATTCCTTCTTGTCTTGTAACTTTTGGGGAAGATGGAGCTGATCATAAAGCATTTTTTCAGGGTTGTTGAGCTGATCTACGAGCGCTCTCTCTCGGTGGTGGTCAAACTGATCTACGAGTACTATTGCCTTAACTGCGTCAGGGGTGTAGTAATTTGATTGTTGAGTGTGAGCCTGTGAGGTAATTCACACCGTAGATAATGGTAAAAAAAGAAGGCCAAAAGGTCGCAGCGCTGCCATTACTTTAAAATGTTAGCAGTACTTCATCAATCCGAACCGTTGAATTACTATCATTTAATCTGGaacatttattttattaaacacATTACCTGTTCTTTACCCATAGACGGTGAAATTTTCATCTCTTTCAAacatctctcttttctttttcatacaCGGTTCCCCAAATCCCTTTCCCTTCCTCTAATCCACCGATATAACGTCGACCCGGAATCGATATCAGTTTCAACCGATACTGATCTAAATCGATCTATCAGTTaagtttaccctttttttttgttcaaaagttagattttttttttttacagtttCACCTTTGTCCGTACCAACCCACCGATACGGGTTCGGCTGGGAATTGATATCGGTATTTGCAATCTAATACATAtcaatctccatctccaccgataccgatccggGACGGTATTTATCGGACTGCATCGGTTAGGTTAACCTATGTTCTTCAAAAAAgttacttattttttttaatatatttttacccttgtctatACTGACCCACTGATACAAGATCGACCCGGAATCGATATCGGTCTCAACCGATACCGATCTAAATCGATTTATCAATTAggtttaccctttttttttattcaaaaattagatttttttttttaacattttcacCCTTGTCCGTACCAACCCACTGATACGGTTCGACTAGGAATCAATATTGAGtggaatgacaaaaatgcccttactttaaaaaaataaaaataaaaaaaaacctgcaacccatcttccgcaaatcaattggggaagatgagttgcaggtatccttcaACCCATTTGCAATCATCCCTGCAAACCCCTTTGATTGAACCCATTTGCAATCATCCCTTGAAATCATATGTGCCCAGCATTTATGCCTCTTCTAGACTCCGGAGGCGGCTCgggagaaatctagggttttaaaccTCCCCATCACGAAGATCTGAAATCGTTCACATTCTGATAGAACCTTTGAAACTCAGATTGGATCATATGCTCCAAAACAGCAGGAATTGGGATCGGGCATAGCTGATTCGATTTGAATCGGCTTATTTTCTATCCGATTATGATTTGTATATATCCATGAGGTGAACCCAAAGTGGTAAACATCCGCCTGTTTTGTGGCTTCTTGACTTTGGAGCTGCAGAGATTCTCAATATATCGTAGATGAAGGCAAACATAATCCAATGTTAAGTGGTGTACAAGACATCATAAATACTTGTTAATTTGTCATACGAGATTGCGTGGCTTTGGTTTACAagataaaactagggtttaacaGAATGaaattggatttggattgaccCTCTCCCATTCCGATCCATCGACTTCATTTTGAATTGATCAGCTTATCGAATCAGAATTTCGAACATGAGTCAATCAAAATACAACGTGATGTAACCTGTGTTCCCATTTCCAAAGCCGAGTTAAAATCGCCCACAAGATTTCAGATCGAATTCATACTAGTTAGCTTTGGGGAGTCAAAAACCTCACTTACGGTCACAGCTGCGACTGTGTCCATTCTGTTATTTTTCATGCACTGGAACTAGGAGCCACAACTAAAAATTTGCTGGGTTTTGGTTAAAGCAAACGATCTGGGAAAGAAGAATTCCCACTACACTACAACAACAGTCTAAAGTTTATTCTAAAAATATTTCCAACCTGCAACCCATCTGAGAacacagggaagaagaagaaaaggaagtttGGAAGAAATCGACGAAGGAAGGAAAATGGGGGTtgaaggatacctgcaactcatcttccccaatcgatttggggaagatgggttgcaggttttggtttttttatttttttttattttaattttttaaagtaagggtatttttgtcattccaCTCTATCAAGGGTAGAATGCTCTCTATCCAtgtacaaaaaagaaagaaatgaaaagttCACCAGCTATATAGGTAAAGAACAGATAATGTGTTTAATAAAATGTACGTTCCAGATTAAATGATAATAATTCAACGGCTGAGACTGATGGAGCAATGCTAACATTACTTTATAATGGCAGTGCTGAATCGGGTTGCAATCGTTTGATTCTAAGAGGAATTATTGCATTAGGAGTTCATGGAACTTTATGCCACTATTGGTTTACAATAATTTTGCTTTTTGAGAAACTTGACCTTTTTACCATTCTTGAAAATATTTGTGTTggaaatattctaataatatataaaaaagagagaaaaacataTTTGTACCACAAACAAACTGGAAGAATCAGTTAGGTTGAGTCATGCCATTGGTCCCATTCTTCAAGATTGCAGACATCCCCAATGGTGCAATTGGATAAATACGAATCAACTTCTAAAATTAAACATTCATGTAAACAATACCAATATGTATGCACTCACTTACTAGACCTCCTCGAGACACGTAAAAATTatgttcaataaaaaaaataaagaaaattattgACAAAAAGGATATAAGAAGAGAAGGGATGCCATGTGACGAGCTCTTATTGTTTATGCGTGAACCCAAaatgatgcaaaaaaaaaaaaaaaaaatcgtaaaTAAACAATCATATAATCGAATAcaaagatttacatggttcgatAAGATTACCTATGTTAACGTACCTTTGGCCCTACTATCTCTTAACAGCCCTTCCGGAATCAACCCACTTATGCATCTCATTAAAGGGCATTTCGATCCTAAATCTGATCAAGGAATGACAACATCATATGCAGGTAGCATGACTCCTCGATCTCCGTCATTGCCTCCAAGGACCAGCCCTATAaagttttctattttgttttcgtttttcattttcttcgAACGAAAAGGTTTTAAATTCAGTTCTGAGCAAGATATTAATAGGAACAAAGAGAAAGCAATGGCAGGATTGACGGGTGAGCTAACTCTAAATCAATGCTGAAGCTCAACAATATAATAGGAATCGAAAGATTTTAAAGGTATTCATGCAATGATAATAGtaaggttgcttcattgtgatcaagtggtaaGTCAAGAAACAGCAGGATTTTAAAACATGACGACAATTGGCGATTCTGATCCGGATTGGATCAAAATCGTTCTGAATCGGTGCTCAAGAACCCTATAATCGATCCTCAGATCTAAAAATAGAGAATTTCTAGGGATTTAGGTGTGAATTAACCATGTCAGATCGGTGGCAATTGAGATTATCTCATTATCACGATCAAGTCCGATCCGAATCGATTCCAAATTCTTAAAAGCATGATAACAGCCTCTCCTTCAAGCAAGGGTAAGACTGGAATGGAGATCGAAGAGTCAAGCTCCCTGCAGATGATAACATCAATTTTTTATATCGAAGAGTTTAAAGAATATGAAATCGGATCAggaataatagaaaataatacATTATATAAAGTAATGATGAATTGCGGTTCAAGGCAACCGTACCGTTGGTGGAGAACGAACCTGTGCTAACTGATTTTCGACCTGGATCTAGTTCTGTTTTGTACCAGGTTCAAGAATAGGTTCTGGTATAGAACAGAACTGGAACTTATCTCATGCGTGGCCATGGTTTGGGGCCATAGGTGTGATTAGAAGATATTTATATGCTGCTGGAATACTCTGTGGAGGCTTTCTTAGCAAGCAAGTTTCTGTTTTCTGTTAGGAGTTGTTTCtaatttggggattttctattttgtacACTTTCTAATTTGTTGTTCTTAGTTGTCAAGGATATCTCAATACATGGAGAGTTACTAAACATGTATTAATGTTTCCAAATTTGTAAGGGAGAGTATTCTCTGTGGGGAAGCGCAGGGGCCACATATGTGCAacggccaatgagagcatgcattggcatcttgggggtgaaattttcacctttcatggggacATGACGGTCATTTCGCTTCCCACTGTGTCTGAGCGAGGCATGTGCCTCCCAACCACACATAGAACATTTTCccaatttataaataaaagtaGGGGGAACCATGCCCGATGATTTTGGCTATTGAAAAAAAATCTTGTGTCCTCTATGTGAGATAGTGAGATGCATGCTCCTATAATCCAATTATTATTGTCGGCTTGGTCGCCCTATTGGTGTCGTCTTGCATAAAGTCCCCATCCAACACCTTGGATTGCCTTAGAtgtcgtgacaactatgacctTATCCTGTGGGCTGCATCTAAACACACACTTATTCATAGGTTAATCAGATTGCATTACTAAATCAAAGTTTCTAAAATGGAAGATGTGGGCTGCATCTAAACACACACTTATTCATAGGTTAATCAGATTGCATTACTAAATCAAAGTTTCTAAAATGGAAGAAGTCATGTCACAAATTGAGTCCACCAAATTGGTGACTCTATTTCATTGGATCTTGGTCTAATTTTATCCTAAAAATTAACCTGAAAAATGAATAAGCAGTACCCATGCTCAAGTTTTGACTTATTAATATGAGAAAGAGAACACTATCTGGTCATTGCGGTACGTAGTCTCAGCACTCAGGGCCATGCAAAATAACTGGCTCGCCCTCAAGATTTTACGGCTTTCCATGGAACACGATGATCATTTTGCGTGATCTTATGTCTAGGTGTAGGGGTCGCACACTGAATGTGACCagatagcattctttttcccttctaatATAAAATATGCCGAAGGCAGATCAAAACTAAGACTATTATTACAATTATTGTGCCAAAACTAATGCTAAAAAAATAACTAGATACAAACTCATACCCTGAACTCTTTAAGGGTTTGGGTGTTCTTGAAAGACTGTCGTGGAGTTATTCTTGTAGTTGAGACTTGGCTCTTTTTAGTGACAAAAGGAAAGTTTTTATGGAAGGGAGTTATTCTTGTATTTTGGGACTTATCTCTTTCAAGTGAAATCCTTGGAAGCTTCTTCCTTTAATGGCATGAGCGTAGGCACTAGGCCCAACTCCCAAGTGCTCAACAACACAAGTGGGACATCTCATCTTTAAGAAAAGGACTTATCCGGAAGATAAAGAATCTGTAAGAAAGGAACAAAAAGAGATCCTTCTCAGTATGAGTTTATGACAATCAGACCACGACAGTAGTGACTAAGCCCCTGTTTGTTAAAGTAAATTGAAATGAAGAAGCACGAAACAAGTTCCTAATGGAACCTATGATGGTTCCTAATAGAGCATCTGAGAGAGCATTTTATCAAACGATAGATGATGTCGATAAAAAAACATGTGAGAACCACAATATAGTGAATAGGCTTTTATACAAATTTCATTATACATTTCTCACTTAATAAACAATGGGGTTCACTTTGACAGATTAGGATCGTCTTCAAGGATCCCAACGCCCAGGGTGCTactagggggcatccagcggctgagctatgccgcacacatctcgattGTGCTGCTAGGGGGCATCCATAGGTATGAAAATAGTCAAGAAACATATGAAAATGCTTAGAGTATATTTCAAATACGGTTTTGAGGCATTAAATACTATAAATAggtaatatatataatatgggaAAGCGAGCGGTACTTGGTCGCGTGCTGCGTTCAGACACAAGTAACACGCGAAGTGACCGAcgtgcccccatggaaaggtgaaaattcTTGAAGGTGGAACATTCATTTCCCAAGGCCCTGTGTCTGGAGCGCAGGGGCTGCACACCGCATACAGCTAGGCAGTGCTTTTTCTCCCATataatatatcatgtataaaaaggagaacaaagtatgACGAGGctagtgcattcaattgattgtgtatgaaagatgaaatttcttgCATGTACTAATACCAAAAAATTTGTCAATTTTAGGATTTAAATGTACACATCATTGCAAAAAAAATCTAGTTTAATGCAAtcattttaagttgtttttttaCTAATCTAGTGATctattgttttaaaaaaaaaaaaaaaaaacattgaaaatcaataatgataaaaaaattcaaaagtttTGATAGATTAAATCAACACTTTGTTTGTAAATTTGGTTTCTATCCTCTGATTGCAGACTTTTTAATCCTAAAAGATGATGAAAACAACACTATTAGAGCACATTTTTCCACAGAGACAAGGAATCGAGttgattttgccaaaaaaaaaaagattaacaTGTCTTATAGGAACTCTATGTAAGTGCTTTGGAGTCACGAATTGTGTTCTATAGTTTGTAAGAGATATTCCATCAAGTGTATCAATAGGTATAATACCATATCACTATATCAGGTCACGTATTGACCTGATACAATTGATACAAATTTTTTTAGATGTTGTATTGATACCGTATCAAATAAGTATTTTAAAGATACAATATATATCAATTAATATCAGTGGGTACAAAAGGATACTTAAAACTTGTTCTGCTCACGTGTCTGGTTTAAGT
The nucleotide sequence above comes from Telopea speciosissima isolate NSW1024214 ecotype Mountain lineage chromosome 3, Tspe_v1, whole genome shotgun sequence. Encoded proteins:
- the LOC122654906 gene encoding probable serine/threonine protein kinase IREH1, whose translation is MPTKITISQQLDEFSEESGVQRTMLGCVPKADDSVFMDDLKGLPLMSCKTHFGPKCDQGMTTSSAEEKVIVSSDQDINRNKEKVMRIIGLNFFYQVLYCCGNDIWLKLIKSSEFLHLSQAAFVPGSEITLDTSIFTSQYSWNTSEDCAYSPSEFDDSSDSGSLSGSSSCQSNRQDEQGDECGGLAEFESSSSVNYSFSNFLFMNLSQLASIIYDLLSKGWKDDPQQTMVLNYPMFSAEKRK